The Candidatus Cloacimonadaceae bacterium genome contains a region encoding:
- a CDS encoding dihydroorotase family protein: MPYVSDTLPPGICDFHVHVGERIGGYVLRDDFKALNLIAKRHGIIGIGAFVTEEEGITLTDKYHRMRKRAQADFEGHVHWHLTPVKAHPDEIIPLFKDGCDIKLYTTYLPAGLYSSYETIERWMTDLADIKPKMLVHSEDDGIVADASSKHPFRHPFDHSLRRPEIAEILAVEKVLNLALKHSYPVHIVHVSTPRAAQLIAEAKKHLPTITCETAPHYLIYNEELLKSENAHRWLCSPPFRKEASRGQLVELMQDGVFDIIATDHCPFTDADKDRFKDEPEKVPCGIPGLETLFSSMYEHFVRSGKISGEHLVSMTMHKPAKLMGITDLCHSRRHSSLEGWNPAP; this comes from the coding sequence ATGCCGTACGTTTCTGACACCCTGCCGCCCGGAATCTGCGATTTCCACGTGCATGTGGGGGAGCGCATTGGCGGATATGTCTTACGGGACGATTTTAAGGCGCTCAATCTGATTGCCAAGCGGCACGGGATAATTGGCATCGGCGCTTTCGTAACCGAAGAAGAGGGCATCACTCTCACGGATAAATACCATCGTATGAGAAAACGCGCGCAAGCGGACTTCGAGGGTCACGTGCATTGGCATCTCACACCGGTGAAAGCTCACCCGGACGAGATCATCCCATTATTCAAAGATGGTTGCGACATAAAGCTTTACACCACATATCTCCCTGCCGGATTATACTCCTCCTACGAAACGATAGAACGCTGGATGACGGATCTGGCAGACATAAAGCCAAAAATGCTTGTTCACTCCGAAGATGACGGCATCGTGGCTGATGCAAGTTCCAAACACCCTTTCCGGCACCCTTTTGACCATTCGCTTCGCCGACCCGAAATAGCGGAAATCCTTGCCGTGGAAAAGGTTCTGAATCTTGCATTGAAGCATTCTTATCCCGTGCATATCGTTCATGTTTCCACACCCAGGGCGGCTCAACTCATCGCGGAGGCAAAAAAGCACCTGCCAACTATCACTTGCGAGACCGCGCCGCACTATTTGATCTATAATGAAGAGCTTTTGAAGAGTGAAAACGCGCACCGCTGGCTCTGCTCACCACCCTTTCGCAAAGAGGCTTCACGCGGGCAATTGGTGGAACTGATGCAAGACGGCGTCTTCGATATCATCGCCACAGATCATTGTCCGTTTACAGATGCTGACAAAGACCGCTTCAAGGACGAACCGGAGAAGGTGCCTTGCGGTATTCCCGGACTGGAAACGCTCTTTTCCTCGATGTATGAGCACTTTGTCCGTAGCGGAAAGATATCGGGAGAGCATTTAGTTTCCATGACTATGCACAAGCCCGCGAAACTGATGGGGATCACAGACCTCTGTCATTCCCGCCGTCATTCCAGTCTCGAAGGCTGGAATCCAGCTCCTTAA
- a CDS encoding xanthine dehydrogenase family protein molybdopterin-binding subunit, which translates to MKDNHAFRNDAIAKVTGRALYTDDLVMHGMLHAVPVYSDLPRARLLCIDASDALALPGVKAVFTAKDIPGSARFGQIIKDYPTLADKDINSTGDVLALVVAETRDQAIAAAKLVNVKLEPLVPILDPEAAMNPEAPILHPFHGSNITNYHCVRRGDVLKGEEEADVVIEQDFSTSRIEHAYLEPESSLCHLRPDGVMEVTGSMQHPFSTRRFVASTLGLELKDVEVKTVPMGGGFGGKDDTAALVCARAALCAQLLKKPMKITYSREWSMRESYKRHPYKIKYRAGFLKDGKISFVKVRMVADGGAYCSVTPWVTWRSTVQCCGCYEVPNVHCDVYGVITNNIFCGAMRGFGSPQVNFAIEQLIEIAAEKLGIDEIELRRINMVRQGSVTVTGQVLDTHTVSLQEVMDRVLKEIDYDKKRKLCAFGDPDQEEWYGIGLAISYRGMSLGAEGVDFNSAIINVQPDGSVLLETGIHENGQGAESAMILLASQELGITHERIRYRMPSTSNIPDGGTTVASRGTIMGGGAVVNAAANLKRIIAELVLSELGKKVESFAEGKLLDKDGNVLLSWDEAIRLCYSKQIFPYSFGVFKAPKVDWDEHTGQGNAYFTWVYGCQAVELRINAKTGAVTLLNMVAAHDVGKAVNPAMLEGQFYGGMAMGAGYGLFEECRCEEGKVLQSNFHDYRIARATDLPEMTAIIVENPDPNSPSQAKGIGEPTNELMAPAIANAIFRATGIRHCHQPIRMKP; encoded by the coding sequence ATGAAGGACAATCACGCGTTTCGCAACGACGCCATAGCCAAAGTGACCGGCAGGGCACTCTACACGGACGATCTGGTCATGCACGGCATGCTGCACGCGGTGCCCGTTTATAGCGATCTGCCTCGTGCGCGGCTGCTTTGTATCGACGCATCGGACGCGCTTGCCCTCCCGGGCGTGAAAGCTGTATTCACGGCAAAGGACATCCCCGGCAGCGCCCGTTTCGGACAAATCATCAAGGACTACCCCACTCTGGCGGACAAAGACATCAATTCCACCGGAGACGTGCTGGCTTTGGTGGTTGCCGAAACCCGCGATCAGGCGATTGCCGCGGCGAAACTCGTAAATGTTAAACTCGAACCGCTGGTTCCCATCCTCGATCCCGAAGCGGCGATGAACCCCGAAGCGCCGATCCTGCATCCTTTCCATGGCAGCAATATTACTAATTATCACTGCGTGCGCAGGGGAGATGTCTTGAAGGGCGAAGAGGAAGCGGATGTCGTGATCGAACAGGATTTTAGCACTTCGCGCATCGAGCATGCCTATTTGGAACCGGAATCATCGCTCTGTCATCTTCGCCCGGACGGAGTGATGGAGGTGACCGGCAGCATGCAGCATCCTTTTTCCACGAGGCGCTTTGTCGCTTCCACTTTGGGGTTGGAACTCAAGGACGTGGAAGTGAAAACAGTCCCCATGGGCGGCGGCTTTGGCGGTAAAGACGATACCGCAGCTTTGGTTTGCGCCCGCGCTGCGCTCTGTGCACAGCTTTTGAAGAAACCGATGAAGATCACCTACAGTCGTGAGTGGAGCATGCGCGAAAGCTATAAACGCCATCCTTACAAGATTAAGTATCGCGCCGGCTTTCTGAAAGACGGGAAGATTAGTTTTGTAAAAGTACGCATGGTGGCAGACGGCGGTGCTTATTGCAGCGTAACTCCATGGGTCACATGGCGTTCCACAGTTCAATGCTGCGGCTGTTATGAAGTGCCGAACGTCCATTGCGACGTCTATGGCGTAATAACAAACAACATCTTTTGCGGTGCGATGCGCGGTTTCGGTTCACCGCAGGTCAATTTTGCCATCGAACAACTGATCGAGATAGCAGCGGAGAAATTGGGAATTGATGAAATTGAGCTGAGACGGATCAATATGGTCAGGCAGGGCTCGGTCACCGTCACCGGACAGGTTTTGGACACGCATACCGTTTCCCTGCAAGAGGTTATGGATCGGGTGCTCAAAGAGATCGACTATGATAAAAAACGCAAACTCTGCGCTTTCGGCGATCCCGACCAGGAAGAATGGTATGGCATCGGCTTGGCGATCAGCTATCGCGGCATGAGTCTGGGCGCCGAAGGAGTAGATTTCAATTCCGCTATCATCAACGTTCAACCGGATGGTTCGGTGCTCCTGGAAACCGGCATCCACGAAAACGGTCAGGGAGCCGAATCCGCCATGATCCTGCTTGCGTCTCAAGAGCTTGGCATCACGCATGAACGCATCCGCTATCGCATGCCTTCAACCTCGAACATTCCCGATGGAGGAACAACCGTCGCCTCCCGCGGAACGATCATGGGCGGCGGCGCAGTTGTCAATGCCGCTGCCAACCTAAAAAGGATCATCGCAGAGTTGGTGCTTTCCGAACTTGGAAAGAAAGTGGAGAGCTTCGCCGAAGGCAAGCTGCTCGATAAGGATGGAAATGTCCTACTCTCCTGGGATGAGGCAATCCGGCTTTGCTATTCCAAACAGATTTTCCCTTATTCCTTCGGTGTTTTCAAAGCTCCCAAGGTGGATTGGGACGAACACACCGGACAGGGAAACGCATATTTCACCTGGGTTTATGGCTGTCAAGCAGTGGAGCTGAGAATCAATGCCAAGACCGGCGCTGTGACGCTGCTCAACATGGTCGCCGCCCACGACGTAGGCAAAGCGGTCAATCCCGCGATGCTCGAAGGTCAGTTCTATGGCGGCATGGCAATGGGCGCCGGCTATGGCTTGTTTGAAGAATGCCGTTGCGAAGAGGGAAAGGTGCTGCAATCCAATTTCCATGACTACCGCATCGCCCGTGCTACCGACCTACCTGAAATGACGGCAATCATCGTGGAAAATCCGGACCCGAATTCCCCCTCCCAAGCCAAGGGAATCGGCGAACCGACGAATGAACTGATGGCGCCTGCGATCGCCAACGCCATCTTCCGCGCCACCGGTATACGCCATTGCCATCAACCGATAAGGATGAAACCATGA
- a CDS encoding GIY-YIG nuclease family protein, protein MKHYYVYILASKTNGTLYTGVTGNLANKIELHKKGIQEGFTKRFGIHKLVWFQVFEDIRETLLAEKRIKKWNLEWKLNLIEKTNPNWDDLSNQVGWY, encoded by the coding sequence ATGAAACACTACTACGTCTATATCCTTGCAAGCAAAACCAATGGAACCTTATACACCGGCGTAACCGGGAACCTGGCTAACAAAATAGAACTACACAAAAAAGGCATTCAGGAAGGTTTTACAAAGCGGTTTGGCATTCATAAACTGGTTTGGTTTCAAGTTTTTGAAGATATCAGAGAAACACTGCTAGCTGAAAAGCGTATCAAAAAATGGAATCTTGAGTGGAAACTGAATCTGATCGAGAAGACAAATCCGAATTGGGATGATTTGTCCAATCAAGTGGGATGGTATTGA
- the thrC gene encoding threonine synthase yields the protein MRYLCPACSKDYKPGMPLPGVLETMFDYAAIGEEWKNRLKSVEQPIESNWLIELFSAVELKYYPPLPVGNTPLFPVERLAATLGMSDLYVKNDGVNPSGSYKDRASQLIVAEANRLGIAEIVCASTGNAASSLACLCASAGKKAVIFAPAKAPLAKLVQIKIHGAELHEVDGTYDDAFARALVYSETHACLNRNTGYHPFTIEGKKTAGLEIFIQMGGVPDWIVVPVGDGVILAGIHKAFVDMKRTGIIDRLPRLLSVQNETSDAITSYWETGDYHDALKPQTVADSISVKTPSNAHWSVRALKETVGRSLRVSDEEILNDQSELARLCGVFAEPSCSATLSGLKAALREGWILQGESCVLLITGHGLKDINAVRF from the coding sequence GTGAGATACCTTTGTCCGGCATGTTCAAAGGATTACAAACCGGGAATGCCCTTGCCGGGAGTGCTGGAAACGATGTTTGACTATGCGGCGATCGGGGAAGAGTGGAAAAACAGGCTAAAGTCGGTGGAACAACCGATAGAGAGCAATTGGTTAATTGAACTATTCTCCGCCGTCGAGCTTAAATATTATCCACCTCTTCCGGTTGGCAACACACCCCTCTTCCCAGTTGAACGTCTCGCTGCAACTCTCGGTATGAGTGACCTTTACGTCAAAAACGACGGTGTCAATCCCAGCGGCTCCTACAAAGACAGGGCATCACAATTGATCGTGGCGGAAGCGAACCGTCTCGGCATTGCTGAAATCGTTTGCGCCTCCACCGGAAACGCCGCTTCCTCGCTTGCCTGCCTTTGTGCCTCTGCGGGAAAGAAAGCCGTGATCTTCGCCCCTGCCAAAGCTCCGCTGGCTAAACTGGTGCAGATCAAAATCCACGGTGCCGAATTGCACGAGGTCGATGGCACCTATGACGATGCCTTTGCCCGGGCGCTGGTTTATTCCGAAACGCACGCATGCCTGAATCGCAACACCGGCTATCATCCATTTACTATCGAGGGTAAAAAGACTGCCGGGCTGGAGATATTTATCCAAATGGGCGGCGTGCCGGATTGGATCGTCGTGCCTGTGGGTGATGGAGTCATCCTCGCGGGAATCCACAAAGCCTTTGTGGATATGAAACGGACTGGAATCATAGACCGCCTGCCGAGATTGCTGTCTGTGCAAAATGAAACCTCTGACGCCATCACGTCCTATTGGGAGACAGGGGATTATCATGATGCCTTGAAGCCGCAGACCGTGGCGGATTCGATCAGCGTGAAGACTCCTTCAAACGCGCATTGGTCGGTGCGCGCGCTCAAAGAAACGGTTGGAAGATCCCTGCGCGTGTCGGACGAAGAGATATTGAACGATCAGAGCGAGCTTGCCCGACTCTGCGGCGTCTTTGCCGAGCCATCCTGTTCAGCCACGCTTTCAGGCTTGAAAGCAGCTTTGCGAGAGGGATGGATCCTCCAGGGCGAAAGCTGTGTCCTGCTCATCACCGGGCACGGACTCAAGGATATCAATGCCGTACGTTTCTGA